The following nucleotide sequence is from Terriglobia bacterium.
GAATCCGTTCGTTCACCGCATGAGGCTGCCCCGCGATTCCCATCATCAAAGGGACATTGGGGCCGTAGATGTCTGCGTCGAGCAAACCAACATTCGCACCCGTATTGGCGAGGGCCACGGCCAGGTTGACCGTGACGGTGCTCTTCCCGACTCCGCCTTTGCCGCTGCCGACGGCTATGATGTTCTTGACCCCGGCAATATCCTGTTTGCCCATGCTGTGCCGGCCGGCGGTGACACTGGACGACATCCGGATCTCGACCTCCCGAATGCCTTTTACCTGCAGGACCGCCTCACGGGCTTGCTGTTCCATCTCCTTCTTGACCGGACATGCCGGCGTCGTGAGTTCGATGGTAAAGGATGCCTTGCCCTGATCCACGCTCAGGCCTTTGATGAAGTTGAGTGTGACAATGTCCTTGTGCAGATCCGGATCCTTGACGCGGCGCAACGCATCGAGAACGGCCTGTTCCAAAGGTGCTACATGACGATTTTCTGAATGCTGTCCCATGCGGCAAAACTATATGCCGCCGAGGTACACCTGTCAACGCGACGAGTCTGCGGATCAGCGAAATGCGGAAACCTGGTGCTGGCGGTTCTACTTCTTGAGGAGGTAAACGACCAGGGTCAGAATGAGACTCAGGAGGATCGAAGTGGTGATGGGGAAATAGAACCGGAAATTGTCCCGCTTGATTGCGATATCACCCGGAAGGCGTCCAAGCTTGAGAAAAGAGAAAAAATTCGAATAGCTCAGGAGGAGACCCAGGACTATAAGGACAATGCCGACGACAATAAGCAGCCGGCCCATGGGAATCATGGGAGTCTCCTGTGAGCGCGGGATCTCCGGCCATCCCCCTCCGAGCGCTGGTTCGGGGGAGTCACGAAGAGGGAAGCCGGAAAGCCCGAACGCTCACATTAAAGAATCGCAAGATCTCGGCTCAGTTGCAAGCCTCGATCCGGCTGAAAAAGTACGCAGTCTCAAAAGCAGCCGTATCCGGCCCATCGGAGCCGTGGGTCGTGTTGCGCTCGATGGAAATGCCGAATTCTTTGCGGATCGTCCCCGCGACGGCCTTGGCCGGATCCGTCGCACCCATCAGATCGCGCCAGGAGGAAATGGCTCCCTCACCCGACAGAATCATCAGGACGACCGGCCCTTCCGACATGAACGTGGTCAGGCTGTTGAAGAACGGCCTCTCCCTGTGGACCGCATAGAAGCCCTCCGCCTGCTTTTTGGACAGATGCGCCATCTTCAGCGCCTTCACGGTCAAGCCCTGCTCCTCGATGCGCCGGATGATGGCACCGATCAGGTTGCGGGCAACTCCATCAGGTTTGATGATCGCAAGGGTTTGCTCGATCATTTTTTCCCCTTAAGCGCTCTGGCGACCGCCTCGCCGATGTCGGCGGGACTGGTAACGACGTGCAGCCCGGCACTCCGCATGGCTTCCATCTTCTCGGCCGCGGTCCCCTTACCTCCGGAGATTATGGCGCCGGCGTGCCCCATCCTGCGTCCAGGAGGCGCCGTCTGTCCGGCGACAAATCCGACCACCGGCTTCTTTACGTCTTGCTTGATGTAGGAGGCAGCCTCTTCCTCCGCGGTGCCGCCGATCTCACCGATCATCACGACCGCATGAGTGTCCGAATCGGCGTTGAACAGCTTGAGCGCGTCGATGAAGTTGGTGCCGATGATCGGGTCCCCGCCAATTCCGATGCAGGTCGATTGTCCCAGGCCCCTGCCTGTCAGCTGGCCGACTCCTTCATAGGTCAAGGTCCCGCTGCGTGAAACCAGGCCGACGTTCCCTTCCTTAAAGATTCTGCCCGGCATGATCCCGATCTTGCATTTCCCCGGCGATATGATGCCGGGGCAGTTCGGCCCGATCAGCCGGCTCTTGGAGCCGGCGAGCATGGACGAAACCCGGACCATGTCCAGCGTAGGCACCCCCTCGGTGATGCACACGATCAGCGGCATTTGCGCCGCAATGGCTTCCATGATCGCGTCAGCGGCAAATGGAGGGGGAACAAAGATCACGGTGGCGTTGGCACCTTCCTTGGCGACCGCCTCGGCGACGGTATTGAAGACGGGAATGCCCTCGTGCGAGGTGCCTCCCTTGCCGGGCGTTACGCCCGCGACCACTTTCGTTCCATAAGCAATGCACTGCTGGGTATGAAACGATCCCTCACGTCCCGTAATTCCCTGCACTGCCAAACGGGTGTTTTTATCAACGAGTATGGACAAGGCGATTCTCCTTATGTAGCCAGTGCAACAACTTTTTCCGCAGCGTCCTTCATGCCGTCGGCGACCGTGAACTTGAGCCCGGAGGTTTTGAGAATCTCCTGGCCGCGTTCGACGTTCGTTCCCTCCAGCCTGACCACGATAGGAACGCTGATGCCCATGGAACGTGCCGCCTCGACAACACCGCTGGCAACTATGTCGCAGCGCATGATTCCGCCAAAAATATTGATGAGGACTGCTTTGACGTTCTTGTCGCCCAGCAGAATCTGGAATGCATTTCGAACCATCTCGGTCGTGGCGCTGCCTCCGACATCGAGGAAGTTGGCCGGACTGCCGCCCGCAAGTTTGATGATGTCCATGGTGGCCATGGCGAGTCCGGCGCCATTGACCATGCAGCCGATGTTGCCATCGAGCCGGATGTAGTTGATGCCGTAACGCGATGCCTGGATTTCGAGCCCGTCCTCCTCGTAATAATCCCGTAGCTCCAACAGTTCCTTGTGGCGGTAGACCGCGTTGTCGTCGAGGTTGATCTTGGCATCGAGTGCCAGCAGCCTTCCATCCTCGGTGAGGAGAAATGGATTGATCTCGACCAGGGATGCGTCCGTGGCCTCGAATGCCCGGTAGAGCGCGGTCATGAATTTGGCCGCAGGTGCAAGCAACTCTCCCGTCAATCCCAGGCCGAAGGCCAGGCGACGGGCATTGAAGGCCTGAAAGCCTACCTTTGGCTCAATATATTCCTTATTGATCAGATGGGGCGTTTCCGCGGCCACCTTCTCGATGTCCATGCCTCCTTCGGTCGATGTCATAAAGACGGCACGCTGGCTGGCCCGATCGATGACGATGCCCAGGTAAAACTCCTTCTTGATGCGCATGCCTTCTTCGATCAGCACACGTCTGACCGTGCGTCCTTCGGGGCCGGTCTGGTGGGTCACCAGCGTCATGCCGATGATCTGGTGTGCAAGTTTCTCGGCTTCCGCGGGGCTGGCGGCAAGCTTGACACCGCCACCTTTGCCGCGGCCTCCCGCATGGATCTGCGCCTTCACCACGACGGTCCCGCCGAGTCGAGCGGCGATGTCATAGACCTCGTAGGGATTCGACGCAACTTCGCCGCGGGGAATCGGGACGCCGAACTGAGCTAGAATTTTCTTCGCTTGGTATTCGTGTATCTTCACGTGACTTCCCCTTCCCTGAGAGGCCCTACGCGTCCCCAGGGATTCATCAATAGGTAAGTAAAGAGTGCACTCGCAGGAGCCTGTAGGGAG
It contains:
- a CDS encoding DUF2905 domain-containing protein; its protein translation is MGRLLIVVGIVLIVLGLLLSYSNFFSFLKLGRLPGDIAIKRDNFRFYFPITTSILLSLILTLVVYLLKK
- the sucC gene encoding ADP-forming succinate--CoA ligase subunit beta is translated as MKIHEYQAKKILAQFGVPIPRGEVASNPYEVYDIAARLGGTVVVKAQIHAGGRGKGGGVKLAASPAEAEKLAHQIIGMTLVTHQTGPEGRTVRRVLIEEGMRIKKEFYLGIVIDRASQRAVFMTSTEGGMDIEKVAAETPHLINKEYIEPKVGFQAFNARRLAFGLGLTGELLAPAAKFMTALYRAFEATDASLVEINPFLLTEDGRLLALDAKINLDDNAVYRHKELLELRDYYEEDGLEIQASRYGINYIRLDGNIGCMVNGAGLAMATMDIIKLAGGSPANFLDVGGSATTEMVRNAFQILLGDKNVKAVLINIFGGIMRCDIVASGVVEAARSMGISVPIVVRLEGTNVERGQEILKTSGLKFTVADGMKDAAEKVVALAT
- the ndk gene encoding nucleoside-diphosphate kinase yields the protein MIEQTLAIIKPDGVARNLIGAIIRRIEEQGLTVKALKMAHLSKKQAEGFYAVHRERPFFNSLTTFMSEGPVVLMILSGEGAISSWRDLMGATDPAKAVAGTIRKEFGISIERNTTHGSDGPDTAAFETAYFFSRIEACN
- the sucD gene encoding succinate--CoA ligase subunit alpha; translation: MSILVDKNTRLAVQGITGREGSFHTQQCIAYGTKVVAGVTPGKGGTSHEGIPVFNTVAEAVAKEGANATVIFVPPPFAADAIMEAIAAQMPLIVCITEGVPTLDMVRVSSMLAGSKSRLIGPNCPGIISPGKCKIGIMPGRIFKEGNVGLVSRSGTLTYEGVGQLTGRGLGQSTCIGIGGDPIIGTNFIDALKLFNADSDTHAVVMIGEIGGTAEEEAASYIKQDVKKPVVGFVAGQTAPPGRRMGHAGAIISGGKGTAAEKMEAMRSAGLHVVTSPADIGEAVARALKGKK